A section of the Lutra lutra chromosome 3, mLutLut1.2, whole genome shotgun sequence genome encodes:
- the RPL37A gene encoding 60S ribosomal protein L37a isoform X2: MAKRTKKVGIVGKYGTRYGASLRKMVKKIEISQHAKYTCSFCGKTKMKRRAVGIWHCGSCMKTVAGGAWTYNTTSAVTVKSAIRRLKELKDQ, translated from the exons ATG GCTAAACGCACCAAGAAAGTCGGAATCGTGGGCAAATACGGGACCCGTTATGGTGCCTCCCTCAGGAAGATGGTGAAGAAGATTGAGATAAGCCAGCACGCCAAGTACACTTGCTCCTTCTGTGGCAAA ACCAAGATGAAGAGACGAGCTGTGGGGATCTGGCATTGTGGCTCCTGCATGAAAACCGTCGCTGGTGGCGCCTGGACCTACAA CACCACTTCTGCTGTCACAGTAAAGTCTGCCATCAGAAGACTGAAGGAGTTGAAAGACCAGTAG